Proteins from a single region of Haemorhous mexicanus isolate bHaeMex1 chromosome 4, bHaeMex1.pri, whole genome shotgun sequence:
- the DCTD gene encoding deoxycytidylate deaminase isoform X1, whose translation MSGSQPGLRRNGSEASCKKREDYLEWPEYFMAVAFLSAQRSKDPSSQVGACIVNSENKIVGIGYNGMPNGCSDDVLPWTRTGANRLDTKYPYVCHAELNAIMNKNSADVKGCSMYVALFPCNECAKLIIQAGIKEVIFMSDKYHDTTEMTAARRMFDLAGNSSQSVTRSSSTLIRLTADQVKSFCELCLIKPLEECDYPFLQSC comes from the exons ATGAGCGGCTCCCAGCCCGGCCTCCGGCGGAACGG CAGTGAAGCATCCTGCAAAAAAAGAGAGGATTATTTGGAATGGCCTGAATATTTTATGGCAGTAGCTTTTCTGTCAGCACAAAGAAGTAAGGATCCAAGCTCTCAG GTTGGTGCCTGCATTGTAAACTCAGAAAACAAGATTGTTGGAATTGGATACAATGGGATGCCTAATGGTTGCAGCGATGATGTACTACCCTGGACAAGAACAGGAGCAAATAGATTAGACACAAAATATCCTTATG TGTGCCATGCCGAATTGAATGCCATCATGAACAAAAACTCAGCTGATGTGAAAGGCTGCAGCATGTATGTTGCCTTATTTCCATGTAATGAATGTGCAAAGCTCATCATCCAGGCAG GTATAAAGGAAGTTATTTTCATGTCTGACAAGTATCATGACACTACAGAAATGACAGCTGCACGGCGGATGTTTGATTTGGCAG ggaattcAAGCCAAAGTGTAACAAGATCATCATCGACTTTGATTCGATTAACAGCAGACCAAGTCAAAAGCTTCTGTGAATTATGTCTTATTAAGCCTTTAGAAGAGTGTGATTATCCTTTTCTACAAAGCTGCTAA
- the DCTD gene encoding deoxycytidylate deaminase isoform X2: MSGSQPGLRRNGEASCKKREDYLEWPEYFMAVAFLSAQRSKDPSSQVGACIVNSENKIVGIGYNGMPNGCSDDVLPWTRTGANRLDTKYPYVCHAELNAIMNKNSADVKGCSMYVALFPCNECAKLIIQAGIKEVIFMSDKYHDTTEMTAARRMFDLAGNSSQSVTRSSSTLIRLTADQVKSFCELCLIKPLEECDYPFLQSC; encoded by the exons ATGAGCGGCTCCCAGCCCGGCCTCCGGCGGAACGG TGAAGCATCCTGCAAAAAAAGAGAGGATTATTTGGAATGGCCTGAATATTTTATGGCAGTAGCTTTTCTGTCAGCACAAAGAAGTAAGGATCCAAGCTCTCAG GTTGGTGCCTGCATTGTAAACTCAGAAAACAAGATTGTTGGAATTGGATACAATGGGATGCCTAATGGTTGCAGCGATGATGTACTACCCTGGACAAGAACAGGAGCAAATAGATTAGACACAAAATATCCTTATG TGTGCCATGCCGAATTGAATGCCATCATGAACAAAAACTCAGCTGATGTGAAAGGCTGCAGCATGTATGTTGCCTTATTTCCATGTAATGAATGTGCAAAGCTCATCATCCAGGCAG GTATAAAGGAAGTTATTTTCATGTCTGACAAGTATCATGACACTACAGAAATGACAGCTGCACGGCGGATGTTTGATTTGGCAG ggaattcAAGCCAAAGTGTAACAAGATCATCATCGACTTTGATTCGATTAACAGCAGACCAAGTCAAAAGCTTCTGTGAATTATGTCTTATTAAGCCTTTAGAAGAGTGTGATTATCCTTTTCTACAAAGCTGCTAA
- the DCTD gene encoding deoxycytidylate deaminase isoform X3, producing the protein MSGSQPGLRRNGSEASCKKREDYLEWPEYFMAVAFLSAQRSKDPSSQVGACIVNSENKIVGIGYNGMPNGCSDDVLPWTRTGANRLDTKYPYVCHAELNAIMNKNSADVKGCSMYVALFPCNECAKLIIQAGIKEVIFMSDKYHDTTEMTAARRMFDLAGIVYREFKPKCNKIIIDFDSINSRPSQKLL; encoded by the exons ATGAGCGGCTCCCAGCCCGGCCTCCGGCGGAACGG CAGTGAAGCATCCTGCAAAAAAAGAGAGGATTATTTGGAATGGCCTGAATATTTTATGGCAGTAGCTTTTCTGTCAGCACAAAGAAGTAAGGATCCAAGCTCTCAG GTTGGTGCCTGCATTGTAAACTCAGAAAACAAGATTGTTGGAATTGGATACAATGGGATGCCTAATGGTTGCAGCGATGATGTACTACCCTGGACAAGAACAGGAGCAAATAGATTAGACACAAAATATCCTTATG TGTGCCATGCCGAATTGAATGCCATCATGAACAAAAACTCAGCTGATGTGAAAGGCTGCAGCATGTATGTTGCCTTATTTCCATGTAATGAATGTGCAAAGCTCATCATCCAGGCAG GTATAAAGGAAGTTATTTTCATGTCTGACAAGTATCATGACACTACAGAAATGACAGCTGCACGGCGGATGTTTGATTTGGCAGGTATTGTATATAG ggaattcAAGCCAAAGTGTAACAAGATCATCATCGACTTTGATTCGATTAACAGCAGACCAAGTCAAAAGCTTCTGTGA
- the DCTD gene encoding deoxycytidylate deaminase isoform X4 → MAVAFLSAQRSKDPSSQVGACIVNSENKIVGIGYNGMPNGCSDDVLPWTRTGANRLDTKYPYVCHAELNAIMNKNSADVKGCSMYVALFPCNECAKLIIQAGIKEVIFMSDKYHDTTEMTAARRMFDLAGNSSQSVTRSSSTLIRLTADQVKSFCELCLIKPLEECDYPFLQSC, encoded by the exons ATGGCAGTAGCTTTTCTGTCAGCACAAAGAAGTAAGGATCCAAGCTCTCAG GTTGGTGCCTGCATTGTAAACTCAGAAAACAAGATTGTTGGAATTGGATACAATGGGATGCCTAATGGTTGCAGCGATGATGTACTACCCTGGACAAGAACAGGAGCAAATAGATTAGACACAAAATATCCTTATG TGTGCCATGCCGAATTGAATGCCATCATGAACAAAAACTCAGCTGATGTGAAAGGCTGCAGCATGTATGTTGCCTTATTTCCATGTAATGAATGTGCAAAGCTCATCATCCAGGCAG GTATAAAGGAAGTTATTTTCATGTCTGACAAGTATCATGACACTACAGAAATGACAGCTGCACGGCGGATGTTTGATTTGGCAG ggaattcAAGCCAAAGTGTAACAAGATCATCATCGACTTTGATTCGATTAACAGCAGACCAAGTCAAAAGCTTCTGTGAATTATGTCTTATTAAGCCTTTAGAAGAGTGTGATTATCCTTTTCTACAAAGCTGCTAA